The region GAGGGCTGAACACGGGGAAACCAGGGCACAGGGTAGGGACGGCTCTTACCCAAGTGAGCCCATGGCCACCGCATCCCTTCTTGCCCAGGGATGCCACTTACCAGTCGGATCTTGTCGGCAGGGCGGTAGCCATCTGGGCCATCGTAGACGATCTTCTGGAGGCTGCAGGATGCTTTCACCAGGCACTTGGGCCCAGGGTTGCTGTTATTGGAGGAGAAGTTGGCTTTGCAGTCCGGTGGTGGCTGCTGAACCATGGGACGGACGGTAGCTGTGGTGACCAGGCGGGACGCCGGCACCTCCTCGGGGCTTTTGGCCTCCTTGAAAAACTTCTCGTACTTGTCCAGGTAGGCAGGGCGCTCGGGCAGCAGGTAGTAGTGGGTGCTGCTGACCTTCTGCCCGTCCTTCACGATGGGCAGGATGCAGGGTCCCTTGGAGCAGTCCTTGCCCTGTGCCTGGATGACCTTGGGGGTGGCATATTTGGGGTCAAGGGCGAAGCTCTGCGTGGTGGGCATAGGCTTCCCCGGCGAGgtggagaggcaggagcagagggcagcACGTTGCTGGGGGGAGCCCACCTGCAGGGCCATGGGGCTGGGTGTCCGGGAGGTGGGCTGCGACAGCGGGTCCCGGGGGGGAATCTGGGGTGGTCGGTCTTCCTCGCCCCCCGAAGCCGGGGAAAGCTCCCCCGACCAGCGCCCGGGCTCATTGCGGCGCAGGGGccggggtgggatggggatgcgGGGCGGGATTTGGGGCTTGTCGTCAGCAGGGGCAGCCGGTCCTAGGGGGACGTTGAGCCTCTTCATGcactcctgctgcagctcctcaaaGAGCTCGGTGGTCTGCGTCAGGCTGGGCTGCTTGGTCTCTTTGGGGGGCAGGAAGAGGTTGTCCTCCAGTGCCAGCCCCCGCTCGCCCTCATCCACAAAGCCATAGTTGGTCTTGCCCCGCCGGCTTGGAGGGCTGGTGATGGAGCAGACCTCGAAGTCGTCCTCGTCCTGTGCCACGTCATCATAGGCAGGCGGTGGGGGCAAGGGGCGGGCGTCCCAGTCCACCACTGGCGTGGGGTGGAGGGGCCGGGGTAGAGCCCGCGTGGGGCTCTGCGGTGGGGTCTTGTCCAGCAAGGAGAAGGCCTCCATGGCCAGCTTGGCCAACGACGGGGCCGTCAGGTCCCCTACTGGCGAGGGGCTACCTTGGGGCACCTCCTCCCCAAAATCGATGAGGGTCACCTCGCCGCCTGCCGGTCCCTCGCTTGCTGAACGGCTGGGTTGCCGCTCGCCCACCTTGGTACCCGGTACCCGTGCTGATGGCTTGACCGGTCGCAGACCCTTCCCTGCACCTGGCTTCTTCAGGCAGAGCTTCCGGAGACCCCCCGGCagaccctcctcctcctcactgacCGGGTCGTAGCAGGGCTCTaggaggggatggagagagaCAGTGAGGGTCTCTGGGGTGCAAGGCAGGAGGGACCTGCATCCCAAGTCCCCAAATTGCCCCATAGCTTCAGCCACCTTTGCTCCCCCCTTGGGTGCAGCGATGcacaccagggcaggggggcagggtgcctgcccttccccaccctgcagctccccggcaccctgccccaggctggccaCCCTGCTCCGCATCTGTGTCCCCACCGCAGATGCCATCACCCATAGGTGCATAGCAGTACTTAGGGCGAGGGCAGAGGGGGCAAAAGGAGctaagagagaaaagaaggagggcaagaaggaggaagagcagcaccCGAAAAAGCCCGACTTACTGGTGAGCAGGACAGTAGGCTGAGGCGGGCGCGGAGGCGGCTGCCctgtggaagaagagagagcCCGAGAGGAGGGGAAGCGCAGCGTGAGCGCACGGAGCAAGTGGCAGCCGGGGCGCTCATTAGCGGGGTGCATGCTTCGTGTCCCCCGTCACCGGTGGGGCACGGGGAGGATGCCAGTGGGAAGCCCCCCACGGCAAAATTGCAGGTTTagggggggggctgcggcgcaTGCACGGTGTCTGAGCTCCCTCCTTGTGGCAGCTGCGCTGAGGTCCCCCGTACCAGGGAGCCCAGCCgcgggaggctgggaggggacgaGGGACCCGGACGAAGGGCAGCGGGGCAGAGTCCAGCCATGCAGAGCCACTGGCCGCCCACGCTGCTGGTAGTGGCAAATGGCCAGGCAACAACGTGCCCCgccaccccagctcccccctgGGTCTGCAAAAAGCAAGTGGcagaagagagatgaaaagGAGAGGATCCAGCCCATCAccctggcagcagggcacgggGGCTTTGCACAGCCAacgggcagcggggaggggaaAAGCCGCTCACTTTTAGCCCTGCCTGGAAGCTGGGTGGGTCTGGCAGTGCTTGGGTCCACACCTAAAATGTCAGGAGGGTCCATGGGATTTCCCAGGTACAGCCtgtggagagaaaggagagcatCAAGGGGTCAGCGGGGGCCACGTGAGACCCCTTGCTCCCACACCACATCCCTCAGGAGACCCCGCAGCCCCTCCACCATGCACCATGCCCCAGAGCATCAGGGCACCCCGCCCCAGAGGCTTTCGGTGCTGTGGCACAGAGCCCGGTGCTGCCCCGGTGTCACCCACCCCTCTCCGCCTCCACGCGCGTGACGTGCCATACCCAGGGGATTGCAAACAGGGTGCCGTGCCCAGGGTACTCATGCGGGGTGGGGTGCCCGGGAcaccccccagctccagggTGCCGCGACGCAATGCTGCGCCCAGGGCACGGCGCCCCGGTACGGCATGCCGGTGGGGTGCCGGGAGGCCCGGGCGAGCCATCGCAAGCCAGGCGCGGTGAGGCAGGGAGCCGGCGGGAGCCGGCGCAGCCCGAAGGCCTGGGCGTGTGCAGAGCTCCATGCGTTCTCGGCGGCCCGGGCGGCACGTACCCAGCGCCCGTGCCCACgcagcggggcgcggggaggcCTGCTGGGGCACGAGCCGGGTCTGCGTGCGCAGCGCCTCGGTTCAGCCCTCTGAGGGCCGCCGGCACAGCACggggcactggggtggggggggtcaggCTGGGACCGAGGGCACCGGCAGAGCTGTCCCAGGGCTGGGATGCCAAACAGCGGCAGGGAATCACGATCCCAGGGCAAGGGCTGCACTGAGCCCGGTGCAGGAGCTGGCTCTACTCAGCAGGAGCTTTCCAGGCTTTGAAATCCTATcctgccccctgccctcccacaTCCCCCAGCGCTGGCAGAGACCCCCCCAAGGCCACTGCCTTGGTGCCCTCAGCACCCACGCTGGGCACAGCCAGTTCCACCTGGCAGGGGGGGCATGGGGCACCGTGGGGCATGGGCACCCACCCGCCCCCCATCACTGCAACCAAGCAGGGTCTCTCCTGATAGAGCggagggaggaaaagcattTTGGTGGATTCTTTTTTCGTATTTTGCTTTGTAAGAGGATTCATGCCATTAAAAGCATGGGGCCACGCTGCACCCCTGCCGTGGCTTCCCTCCACACAGGCGTTGAAATGCACAGGTTTAGCAGTCCTGGGGTGATGCTTACTgatgtccccccaccccaggacagTCacgaggggctgtggggctgggagaagGTGCTCCCCCCCCCAGGACAGCCCCCCACAagcacagcagccccccccATCCCTGACCCCATTAGTAAGAAGAGGCGAGAGAGTTAGTCCAGCCGCAGGGACCCTACCCGGAGCCACTGTCCCCAGTACAGCAGGGGGGAGAGATGCTTCAAGGAGGCGGGGGCAGCCATGCCGCAGCTTGCTCCCGTGCCCAGCGGGCAGCggggaaggcagggagcaggTAGGGGatgcagagaagacagaaagttTCTTACTCATCAATTTTATCGGGAAACCCCCAGCAGTGCTGCGGGTTGGTGTCTCCATGGCCTGTGTGGATGAAGCTGTTTTTAAGCGGCTGGCTGATGTCATGGGCCGACAGCCCTGCCACCGAGGTCACCGTGTTTCGGGGGAACTGGCCCACTTTTAGGGTCCGCTTATTCTGACCCCGCCACCAGTAATTCTCGGCCCTAAGGAATAAAAAGGACCTCGTTACCGACGAGTGGGTGGGAGGGGGACACGCGCTGTCCCGGTGACAGGGGAGGAGGTGAGGTGACGCGCCCAAGGCCACGCAGGCAGACGCTGGCACAACTGGGAGGGGAACCCAGGCACCCAGGATCCCAGCCCTAGGCTGGCAGCGCGCTCTGCCTCCCACCCTGCATGGCCCCTGCACTGGGAGGTGCAGGGGATGTGGGTGGTGGGGAACAAAGCTCCCCATTTGCACCCAAAAAGATgcgccccttcctcctcctcccagctgccccaAATTATGCAGGAGCCTTGGGGCGATGCCTGCACCAAGGGGCTCACCGCTGgtccccctgtgccccacgCGGTCTGGGATGGCACAAGGGACGTGCACAGTGTCTGCTGATGAACCCTCAAATATCCCAGTCCCGCAggggaaactggggggggctgtggcGGGGGATAGGGGGGTCTCCCTCGCTCCCTTCCTATGTGATCGGCGAGCCCCGTGCAGGCTGGCACGGGGATGAGCGGGCAGGCTGGGGGACTCAAGCTGCAAAACCTCCCGTGGCCATGTGAGTAGGGTGGCCAGGGTGCCGGTCCCCCGGAGAGCCCAGCGTGCCCCAGGAGCCGGCCAGGAGTCACCCGCCTGCCCCAAGATGCGGCCACCCCCAGGGTGGGACAGGGCTGTCACCCAGCCCGGGGGGACCGGGgcgggggacagggacaggtaGGATGCAGGGAGGGACACGTCAAGCGGTGCCCCCCACCCAACCTGTGCCAGATCAGCGACGGGGGGGCTCCGACCCTAACCCCCGCCCTGCTCCCACCACGTCCCCCTCGCCCCTGCCTGCCGGGCCCCCGGCTCCGGGCAGGGGGtggcgggcggcgcgggccggcggggctggcacAGGCCCCGCGGTTTCCTGGAGTCACCTGTGAGTCACCCCCGGCCACCGGCTCAGCCCTTTTCCTGTTTACCTTCCCCTCGCCGCCAGCCGCCCAACTCAGCGCCGGGACCCCTCGGCGAGGCCGCGGCAGAGCCCAGCCGGTACCGGGCACCCTCCCTCACCCGCGGCGGGCCGGGAGGGGGGAggcggctcccctccccgggaGGTCCCTCCCCGCATCCCGCCGGAGGGATGCtgcggccgggccggccccTCCGCTCCCCCCTTCTCCCAGCCTCGTCCTACCGGATCCCGGCTCGGAGCCCCGGCGCAAACCCGCTCCGGCTCTGCCCTGGGTTCCCCCAGaaagcgccccccccccccccgcccggctgggTCCCCGGGGGGCTTGCAGGTAggtccctgcccctgcccacacACACGTACGCGCGCCCGGCGCCCGCCGAACGACAGGCAGGGGCTTgaaaaggggcgggggggtgttTACGGTGCCCCGGGCGGCCTCGGCAGGGCCGGATGCGGCCCCCGGGAggagcgcccccccccccccccccgcctcccctccctgcccgggCACCCCCGCCGGTAGcgcggtggggcggggggcagccgccccgggagaaactgaggcacggggagGGGGCTCCCTGCGGGCCCTTCGGGAGCACCAGCAGCCGCTGGGGCTCCTGGCACCCCCCCGGCTGCACAGCCCACCCCGCCTGCCcacacccagcaccccccaaagGTGCCCACCGGGGACCACCGAGGACCGGCGTCccccggggaaactgaggcaggggaggcTGCGCCCCGCCTCCACCGCGctccggcccccccggcccatCGGCACCCCCACGGCGCCCCCGTCCCGCTCCCGCCAACCTCCCGCTCCAGCCCCCGCCCTGGTTCACctgcggccggcggcggggcggggggcgcgggacccccagcccggccgtgatgcggcggcggcggcggggacgaTGCAGGCGCACtggggcggccgcgccgccctccgccgctccttccctccctccttgccgccctccctccctccctccctccttccctccctccgccGACGccgcttcccctcccctcccctccctgcaatTAAACCGCCAGACCCTGGGCAAGAGTCATCCCCaccggcggcggccggggagAAAGCCGGTCCCTGCAGCCACACAAATCCGGCCTGATTCACCTCTGCGCCGTGACTAACGGCGGGGAGCCGGCCccgggagggggagagggacgGGGGCAAGGACGGAGccttcctcctcatcccccCGCGGCCGAGGGGGCCGGCCTCCCGCGTGCCGGTGGGGCAAAGGGACACCGAGCTCCTTCGGggggtccccgctgtccccgaGCCGGAGGGGGACGGGCACGCCCTGGGATGGGGATGCGGGGACCAAAGGTCCCCTCAGCCCGCAGGTccccggggcggcggaggggggtGGCCGTGCCCCGGGGTGGCGGGCAGAAGCTCGTGGCGCAGGGGGTGACGGGTCACGCCACCGTGGTACCGAGCCCGGTGACAGCCGCTATCAGCAgggagcggccccggggcgcTCGGTTTCCCGGGGCAAGGCCGGGCAAACCCACGGGCGCAGTGGGGTGACTCAGCGGGGGCGGACGGCGCGGGCTGCGCTGCGCTGCCCGCAGGCACGGCTGTGCCCCCCGCACTGGGGCGGCCCCGCAGCGCTGCGCCAGCCAGGGAGTTGCACAGCTCTCAGGGGAGCAGGGGTGCCCACCTCgcaggggcagctctgcccgcctGTGGGGTGTCCGGCCAGGTGagccctcctccccatccctgctccccacagctctgccagtgCCCGTGGACCCCCTGTTCTTagggtcccccatccccatgcagGCTGGCAGCTGGTCCGTGCCCACCCCCATGCAATACCTGCCCTCGATGACGGTGATGATGTCATTCATCTGGATGTGCAGCTTGTCAGGCTCCTCAAAGTCCTGCAGCGCCCTCATGTCAGTGGGCTGGGCCTGGGGGGAGAGGGTGGGGGTGAGGACAGGCGACGCAGCCCGCCATCATGTCCAGCCCCACTAGCTTTGGGGCCAGGCCCAGCCCCACGCAGGGCAGAGGAGCCCAAAAaacaggcaggaggcagcaccaccgctcccagcccctccccagccgcAACGTCCCTGGGGTGGGTGAGggcaccagcagcacctggaTGCTGGGCAAGGCGGCACCCAAGGGTCCTCCTGCCGTGACCATGTCACCGCCTGCCACCTCCCaacctgcagagctgcctggcccAAGCCCTCCAGCATCACCTCCTGCCTTGGCGATATCCTTAACTCTGCCCACACTAAGGCAGAGCTGACGggatgggggcactggggacccccgtgtccccctccccacccgctCGCCCACCTCCACCAAGAAGTCCCGCAGGGCCACGAAGGTGGGTCGGTCCTCAGGCTTGTGCgcccagcactgcagcatgaCGTTGTAGACATCCTGGGGACAGTCCTCAGGCCGCGGCAGCCGCTCACCCTCCTTGTCTATCTTGTGCAGGATCTGTGGGGCAGGTGGTGCCGTCAGGGGGTTCCAGGTCGCCCCCCCAGTGCTGCCAGGGCGAGGGGAGGGGCAGGTCCCTGCCGTGCACCCACCTGGCTGCCATTGAGGCCAATCCAGGGCTCCTGCCCGTAGGTGAACATCTCCCAGAGGGTCACCCCGAACATCCATGTATCGCTGGCATGGGAGAAGGTGCGCGTCTTCAGGCTCTCGGGAGCGCACCTGCGCAGGGAAGGACGTGAGCATCACGAGGTCGTGGGTGCTGCAATCCCAggtccccccccacctcccaggGGCTCACCAGGCGAAGGGCACCTTGCGATGCTCCTGCATCACGTAGTGATCGTCATTTTTGGGCAGGGCCCGCATCAGCCCAAAGTCCCCAATCTTGACCAGCTCGTTGGAGGCCAGCAGGATGTTGCGGGCGGCCAGGTCACGGTGGATGAAGCGCTTGGACTCCAGGTAGGCCATGCCCTTGGCCACCTGGATGGCGTACTGGCAGAGGGTGGAGATGAGGAAATGGCCCTGGTTCTTCCGCAGGCGGTCTAGGAGGGAGCCCAGTGGGGCCAGCTCTGTCACCTGGACCATGGGGAGGGGACAGCAGGTCAGTCAGGCCAGGGACACCCCAGTTGGGCTGGTTTCCACCCTTCTTGTGCCCCCCTGGCGATGCCAGCGGAGGACTCGGGGTGCAGACCCAGCCTGGCTTTGCTTGCCCCATCATGCAGGACACCCATGGGGCAGCATCGGGGTCGACCCCAGCCCCCCGCACTCACCATCTTCATGGGGTGGGAGAGCACCACGCCATAGAGGCGGATGAGGTTCCTGTGGTCCAGGGAGTGCATGGCGTTCACCTCCCGGATGAAGTCGTCCAGTGCCTCCGGCTGGCTCAGCACATCTGTCTTGAGGCACTTCACCGCCACGTTCAGCTATGGCCAAAGCAGGGGTGAGCCCCAAAGCATCTTCCCCCCCGGGGTGGCCCCACACCCAGCTCCCCCCCCGGTGACCCCCTCACCGTCTTGCCCGCAGGCGTGCACCACTCGCCGCGACGCACGACGCCGAAGGAGCCGTCTCCCAGCTTCTCAAAGAGCGAGAGGTCCCGCTCCCGCACGAGGCAAGTGAGGGAGTGCTGGCCCCCAGCTTCAGGGGGCGGTGGCGTGGGGGGCTTGCGGAAGGTgctctggggctggggtggcagcTCCGACTCGGGGCGCTTCCCGCTGAACACCTGTGGGACATGGAGGCAGGTGAGACACTGGCGCGGAGACACCCCGGGTCCTTGGGTCTGCAAGTGAGCAGTGCCAGGAGCACCCCCTGCTTGGGCTGTACACTCTGGAACCTATTGATGACCCCTAAGTGGTGATTACCCAGGgcaggctggctgcaggagcaggctccactcctccagctgcctgcacgcTGAGCTGCGATTCACGTGGAGGGAAGGGGTTGTGCCTCTCACAGCAGCCCCGCAGCGGCTgcccagcagccctggcaaACCAGGCCGGCAGCCGGAGGGCCCTGGGCGCTCCTTGGCCAGGCTGTGGCCAAGCAACGTGCCTGGGCAGGAAGCCAAGAGAAACCTCCAGCTTGCGCCGAGTGTGGTGACACATCCCCGCAGCGACGTGGGCCTTGCGATAcgtgctgctgccgctgccagcCCGAAGGGGATGTGGACGGGCTCTCCCCGCCTCTCCCCCAGCCAGGACGGATGATGTGCCCCACGGCACGGGGTCCATCCCAGCCTTGGCAGCCGGGACCCGTGCGGGGTGTGCGGGGGCTGGGCCCGGCATGTGGCCAGGGTGGGAGGTGGCATTTCTGTGCCCGGTGCGAGGCTGAGTAGCCTTCTATTAAAAGCCCATCCCGTCCCTGTTCCAGCCCAGATGAGTCACGCAGGGGAGAGGCCACGACCCAGCGCCCAGCCAGCAAACGCCCCGCTCTTTTGGGGGGGTGCAAGGTgttggggggtgctggggtggcagcagcaccagctttGGATGGGATGGCATCAGGGGCATATGTGAGCATCCCAAGGTCCCTTGCCCtggtgcacccccagcctgcaggcACAAAGGGACTGGCGGCGTGGGGAGAGCCGGGCACTGGGGAAGAGCACAGGGAGAGGTCCAGCTCCTCCcgtctgcctcagtttccctgccacacctgcccctctcccacccctaCCTTGCTCATCCAGGATTTCCGCTTGCACATGGCTTTCCTCCGCTTCACCGCCTCCCACAGCCGCCGCTGGCCTACAGGACACAGGGACCATCACCAACCCAGCacagggtgggggtcccccccagccccatggaccGCATGCTCCTCTGGGCTCCCCAAAAGGTGCTGTGCAGCCAGATAGGAGGACGgtgggaggtttggggggggacgTACGCACCGGGGCGTCCCATGCCGATCTTCTCCAGATCCTCATTTTTGACATACTCAAAGTGGGAGAGACGGGTGACGTTGAGCTCATCCCGGATGCGCAGGAAgtactgctgcagctgcagctcggTGAGCAGTTCCAGCAGCCAGTCCGTGCCCTCCTCCGCCTGCATGCTACAGCTCAGCCTCTGCCAGGACATCATGACAGGTTAGGGGggaccctgccctgctcccctctgccccgTCCCCACTGGGAGAGTCACCCGGAGGGGATAAGAGCTGAGGCTGGGGTGCTGCCTGGGTAGGGTGCGAGGGATGCTAGCACGGTTTGTCTCCTGAGCCCATCTCCAGCTCTCTGGGGGGGTTGGGAGAGGCACCCCATCAGCAGGACCCCCAGGGACAGCAAGGGACACCTGCTCTGCCCCATCGTGCCCACAGAAACACCAGCCCATCCCCTCCACTCCAGCACGGGCTGTCCCcaggcagcagtgccagggatgcaggagggggCAAAGCCTCAGGACATGGGATGGACGTACCCGGCAGCAGCCCCCAACCGAGGGGCACCCCACAGCCTGGCCCTGCACCTGCACGGGGGGCACCCCACGCCTGGTATCGTGCCTGCCAGGCTCCCTTTGCACAGCTGGAAGGGCTGACCTGGGAGAGGACACCTGTCCCAGCAGGGACAGCCACCTCGGCACTGCCTCTCAGCCCCCCGCATCCCCGCACAgccggctgggctggggcacaGCCCCATGGCGGGTCTCCTCTGCCACGGGTGGTGGCACCTCGCCGGGCACCCACAGGGAGGGGGCAGACAGGGACATCAGGACCTCCGGGGGCACTTGTGCCCTGGGGCTGAGGCACAGGGCACCCCCGTGCTGCTGGCATCACCCCTCTAGCCGTGCCAGGGcacggggagggaggggatgagGCCAGGTCTCACCCACGgttccccatgccccccccaaACATgtcccctgctgctccccatccccacctgCTGTCCCAGCTCTCCACCCCCTTTCATTGCCACCTTTCCAGGAAGGAATATGGCTCTGCTTCCCACTGCTGAGAGCCAGAGGGGAAGTGGGACCCCCCATCCCGGCCCCACAGCGGGGCAGCCCCCTCCATCGTCTCCTCCCCCCCAGGAGACGACGACGTGGCCCCCGGCGTCTTCGCCCCCCGCGCTCGGGTCCCTCGGTCGCGTCGCCGCAATTACAGCTCTCAGCACTGGGCTAAAAATACGGCGGGTGCGGCAAGCAGCTGGGCACGGGGGCGCATGGGGGCACGCGGGGGCATGCGGGGCGAAAGCAGCCGCTGGCCTTTGGTGCACGCCCGCGGCCGGCCGGGGACGGCGGGTCCCCTGCCCGCTGGCAATGGGGACAGGGCCGGGTGATGGCCAGCGCAGGGTctgcccggggtgggggtcagCACTTACTCGGTAGAGGCGGAAGCGGGCGAGGAAGGGGAAGGATCGGCGCAAAGCCTGGAAGCGTCGcatcctgcctggctgcccgccgccggcccctgGCACCGCCGATGTCCCTTCCCTGGTGCCGGCGTCCCACAGCAGAGCCCGCTCAGCACAGCCggggcacccgcagccccgtCATCTGGGCTACAGAGATGCCCCCTGGGCTCGGCCGCCCCATATATACCCCCGGAGTGGGCAGGGGGACTCGGGGCGTCCCTCGGCCGGACGCGAGCTGTggctctccccctccttccGTCCGGCTCTCGATCCTCCTGGCCggccctccccttccccaacgcaatggggctggggcgggaggGTGgcggcaggcagggctgggggtcacCCCACTGGCTGAAGCCGCTTTCTGGGGACCCCCGGCCAGCAGCAGGGTTCAGTCCCAGCCGGCTGCCTGCGCGGCGCTCCCCGGGAGGGGTTATTTTCGGCCGGGGCTGGGACGCGCGCCCAGGGGGCCGGGCTCCCATCAATGTGCCGCTTTCTCCCTTGCTCGGCAGGCGCCCGCGCCGGCAGCTGGGAGCCTGGACCCCCGCTCCCATTTCCATGGAAACTCACCCCGGCCTTGGGAAACGCTCCCgggcctcagtttcccccccaggaagcagggagggagggaggggagacaTCCGGCTCTCCGCTCCCCAACCGAGGCCACAGGCACGACGCCAGGGCGATGGGCACTGCCGGGGGAGCTTCTGGCTCGGCAAACATACCCGCtgcccagctgccagcccctgcgGAGCACTGCCGTGGGGTGCCACCAGCACCCTGGAGCTCGCTCCCCttccctggcagggctggcacccAACCCCGGCGCTGTTGTACACCCGTGGGCTCCCCGGGGAGAACAGCTGGCTGTGCCGGCAGCCGCGGCGTGAGAGAGGAAAGACCCGCGGCAACCTCTTGCTGcggcccctgcctgcccagcccccccaaaccacgGCCATCGCCGTGCCGGGGGGCAGCCAGGAGGGGGTTAAGCGCATCCCCAGGCGCAGAGGAGCCTCTGCTGTGGCTTCCACCACCGGGATCCGGGATCCCGGCTGGCACCTGGCGGCACAGGCGCCCAGCACAACGAGCCCATTGACTGGGGAGACCCAGGCACGGTGCCCTCGGCACCAACCTCTGCCACGCGCCAGCTCCCCCCTCCCTGGCccaggggacagcggggacgCAGGGGGTTCCTCGCCCTGCAACAGGGCATCACCCTCACTGGGACTGCCACCCATCAGGGCTGGTGCGCTgcctcctgcaccccagcccaCCTCCTGCGCCCCCAAACCCCGGGTGAGGCTGCCCAGTTCAGTGCCTGCGCTGGGAATACTGGTCTCCAaaagggagctgggggggacccAGCCTTGCCCACTGTGCCGGGGGAGGCTCTGTGCCTTGGCTTCCCTCTCCATGATAGACCCATGGGCGCA is a window of Pelecanus crispus isolate bPelCri1 chromosome 9, bPelCri1.pri, whole genome shotgun sequence DNA encoding:
- the TNK2 gene encoding activated CDC42 kinase 1 isoform X2 — its product is MQAEEGTDWLLELLTELQLQQYFLRIRDELNVTRLSHFEYVKNEDLEKIGMGRPGQRRLWEAVKRRKAMCKRKSWMSKVFSGKRPESELPPQPQSTFRKPPTPPPPEAGGQHSLTCLVRERDLSLFEKLGDGSFGVVRRGEWCTPAGKTLNVAVKCLKTDVLSQPEALDDFIREVNAMHSLDHRNLIRLYGVVLSHPMKMVTELAPLGSLLDRLRKNQGHFLISTLCQYAIQVAKGMAYLESKRFIHRDLAARNILLASNELVKIGDFGLMRALPKNDDHYVMQEHRKVPFAWCAPESLKTRTFSHASDTWMFGVTLWEMFTYGQEPWIGLNGSQILHKIDKEGERLPRPEDCPQDVYNVMLQCWAHKPEDRPTFVALRDFLVEAQPTDMRALQDFEEPDKLHIQMNDIITVIEGRAENYWWRGQNKRTLKVGQFPRNTVTSVAGLSAHDISQPLKNSFIHTGHGDTNPQHCWGFPDKIDELYLGNPMDPPDILGVDPSTARPTQLPGRAKKPCYDPVSEEEEGLPGGLRKLCLKKPGAGKGLRPVKPSARVPGTKVGERQPSRSASEGPAGGEVTLIDFGEEVPQGSPSPVGDLTAPSLAKLAMEAFSLLDKTPPQSPTRALPRPLHPTPVVDWDARPLPPPPAYDDVAQDEDDFEVCSITSPPSRRGKTNYGFVDEGERGLALEDNLFLPPKETKQPSLTQTTELFEELQQECMKRLNVPLGPAAPADDKPQIPPRIPIPPRPLRRNEPGRWSGELSPASGGEEDRPPQIPPRDPLSQPTSRTPSPMALQVGSPQQRAALCSCLSTSPGKPMPTTQSFALDPKYATPKVIQAQGKDCSKGPCILPIVKDGQKVSSTHYYLLPERPAYLDKYEKFFKEAKSPEEVPASRLVTTATVRPMVQQPPPDCKANFSSNNSNPGPKCLVKASCSLQKIVYDGPDGYRPADKIRLVQDTVHGVTTEECQAALQNHGWSVQRAIQYLKVEQLFCLGLKSRVECHRVLEMFDWNLAQASSHLLDPYSTARQK
- the TNK2 gene encoding activated CDC42 kinase 1 isoform X1; this encodes MQAEEGTDWLLELLTELQLQQYFLRIRDELNVTRLSHFEYVKNEDLEKIGMGRPGQRRLWEAVKRRKAMCKRKSWMSKVFSGKRPESELPPQPQSTFRKPPTPPPPEAGGQHSLTCLVRERDLSLFEKLGDGSFGVVRRGEWCTPAGKTLNVAVKCLKTDVLSQPEALDDFIREVNAMHSLDHRNLIRLYGVVLSHPMKMVTELAPLGSLLDRLRKNQGHFLISTLCQYAIQVAKGMAYLESKRFIHRDLAARNILLASNELVKIGDFGLMRALPKNDDHYVMQEHRKVPFAWCAPESLKTRTFSHASDTWMFGVTLWEMFTYGQEPWIGLNGSQILHKIDKEGERLPRPEDCPQDVYNVMLQCWAHKPEDRPTFVALRDFLVEAQPTDMRALQDFEEPDKLHIQMNDIITVIEGRAENYWWRGQNKRTLKVGQFPRNTVTSVAGLSAHDISQPLKNSFIHTGHGDTNPQHCWGFPDKIDELYLGNPMDPPDILGVDPSTARPTQLPGRAKRQPPPRPPQPTVLLTKPCYDPVSEEEEGLPGGLRKLCLKKPGAGKGLRPVKPSARVPGTKVGERQPSRSASEGPAGGEVTLIDFGEEVPQGSPSPVGDLTAPSLAKLAMEAFSLLDKTPPQSPTRALPRPLHPTPVVDWDARPLPPPPAYDDVAQDEDDFEVCSITSPPSRRGKTNYGFVDEGERGLALEDNLFLPPKETKQPSLTQTTELFEELQQECMKRLNVPLGPAAPADDKPQIPPRIPIPPRPLRRNEPGRWSGELSPASGGEEDRPPQIPPRDPLSQPTSRTPSPMALQVGSPQQRAALCSCLSTSPGKPMPTTQSFALDPKYATPKVIQAQGKDCSKGPCILPIVKDGQKVSSTHYYLLPERPAYLDKYEKFFKEAKSPEEVPASRLVTTATVRPMVQQPPPDCKANFSSNNSNPGPKCLVKASCSLQKIVYDGPDGYRPADKIRLVQDTVHGVTTEECQAALQNHGWSVQRAIQYLKVEQLFCLGLKSRVECHRVLEMFDWNLAQASSHLLDPYSTARQKR